In Shouchella patagoniensis, the following are encoded in one genomic region:
- a CDS encoding IucA/IucC family protein, producing MQKLSTLPTKCDQRVMRQLVEAILFEEIIPIVETEMNDGWKLFRFQGNEATYQCMGKRSAFSRIRLTGSLLVCRDEGKQEIASITELVYDLPISYERKEKILHELKQTVLLTERNEALLEIPLSRRELSYERLEAVLVEGHPYHPCFKARTGFSIEDHERYGPEGENVFQLIWLGIRKEDVTVSYPVEEHSFLQQELGYAVWKQVVQALCRQGGQLYDYRLVPIHPWQWYALKEDQLNEAILKKEILYLGHFGDAYKATQSLRTVMNQEDIRKAHVKLPLNVVNTSSLRSIAPHLIVAAPSISAWLKRIIDCDPFLKDEANVQILTEYAGAAYEPSGKPWNKAVFGQIGCIYRESIATKVIGREQAIPFNALPLVEKDGDLFVTPYLESYGVEPWLEQLIEVSVIPIIHLLAEHGIALEAHAQNMVLVHENGWPKRVILRDFHESLEYCKGFVQKPSWIPAFENLHKAFKDGAVNEHYWMSSIEALRELLMDTLFVYQLSELSWQIEVHNGYPETQFWQLVDRAIREYIKKGIVPKERIKALGLDVPIITTESLLKRKLTVESVCSHTVRNELGKERFACLQ from the coding sequence ATGCAAAAGCTGTCTACTCTACCAACTAAATGTGATCAACGAGTGATGAGGCAACTAGTGGAAGCAATTTTATTTGAGGAAATCATACCTATAGTTGAAACAGAGATGAACGACGGATGGAAGTTGTTTAGATTTCAAGGCAACGAAGCCACATATCAATGCATGGGCAAACGTTCAGCGTTTAGTCGAATACGCTTAACGGGTTCTCTTCTTGTATGTCGTGACGAAGGGAAGCAAGAGATCGCTTCTATTACTGAGTTAGTCTATGATCTTCCAATCTCATATGAAAGAAAAGAAAAGATTCTACATGAGCTTAAACAAACGGTTTTGTTGACTGAAAGAAATGAAGCATTGCTTGAGATACCTCTATCAAGAAGAGAGCTTTCCTATGAACGTTTAGAAGCGGTACTAGTGGAAGGGCATCCATACCATCCGTGTTTTAAAGCAAGAACAGGCTTTTCAATAGAAGATCACGAACGGTATGGCCCAGAAGGAGAGAACGTGTTCCAACTGATTTGGCTTGGCATTCGAAAAGAGGATGTAACGGTCTCTTATCCAGTAGAAGAACATAGCTTTCTCCAACAAGAATTAGGGTATGCCGTTTGGAAGCAAGTTGTTCAAGCATTATGTAGACAAGGTGGGCAGCTTTATGACTATCGGCTAGTACCAATCCACCCGTGGCAGTGGTATGCGTTAAAAGAGGATCAGTTAAATGAAGCTATTCTTAAAAAAGAGATCCTGTATCTTGGTCACTTTGGTGATGCTTATAAAGCGACACAATCTTTACGGACGGTGATGAATCAAGAGGATATACGAAAAGCGCATGTGAAACTACCGTTAAATGTCGTCAATACGTCATCGCTGCGTTCAATCGCTCCACATCTTATTGTAGCAGCGCCAAGTATTTCAGCGTGGTTAAAACGTATCATTGATTGCGATCCTTTCTTAAAGGATGAAGCAAACGTTCAGATTTTAACAGAATATGCTGGTGCTGCATACGAGCCTTCGGGAAAGCCTTGGAACAAAGCGGTATTTGGGCAAATTGGCTGCATCTATCGTGAAAGTATTGCTACTAAAGTGATTGGAAGGGAACAGGCTATTCCATTTAATGCGCTTCCACTAGTAGAAAAAGATGGCGATCTATTTGTTACACCTTATTTGGAATCTTACGGGGTGGAACCTTGGCTTGAGCAGTTAATCGAAGTGAGTGTCATCCCCATTATACATTTACTCGCAGAGCATGGAATCGCGCTAGAAGCTCATGCCCAAAACATGGTGCTTGTTCATGAAAATGGGTGGCCAAAGCGTGTTATTTTAAGAGACTTTCATGAGAGCCTAGAATATTGCAAGGGATTTGTTCAGAAACCTTCTTGGATTCCTGCTTTTGAGAATCTTCATAAAGCATTTAAAGATGGAGCAGTAAATGAACATTACTGGATGTCGTCGATTGAAGCATTAAGAGAGTTGCTAATGGATACGTTGTTTGTTTATCAGTTATCCGAACTTTCTTGGCAAATTGAAGTCCATAATGGTTATCCAGAAACGCAATTTTGGCAGTTAGTCGATCGAGCTATCCGCGAATACATAAAGAAGGGAATCGTTCCAAAAGAACGTATTAAGGCGTTAGGGTTAGATGTGCCCATTATAACAACGGAATCACTGCTCAAACGTAAATTAACTGTTGAGTCAGTTTGCAGTCACACCGTGCGGAATGAGCTAGGAAAGGAGCGATTTGCATGTTTGCAGTAG
- a CDS encoding DUF6005 family protein, which yields MIKVHCFVSCVCELLKKRGVDHRPYYFGVWDADFALDDSFALAYHADGIDHSFFKNWYELLYGIRLHEWYEEQKTKEENIETLDYLVENKGSGHHIMVMLDLSLLPERENKFHQKPFPHYVMLEKTNDPEEWFMFDPDFRWEGRIKKKRILDAVRSPDVGGGFSFDGDQIHVPTAQTVEAYFHTCMKLDKNPLTEAVRSIVEAFMYGSEQHRLSELGSSLKQLPVLAIRKYAYEHAFAYFWMALDFGEEVFEAWCDEIESLEKGYKIVHYRAMKLAKTKKEEDYQALCDQLDKQDKLETAIKHGLHQYFTQWAQKQSQVEQIG from the coding sequence ATGATTAAAGTACACTGTTTTGTTAGCTGTGTATGTGAATTACTAAAGAAAAGAGGAGTGGATCATCGGCCTTATTATTTTGGGGTATGGGATGCCGATTTTGCTCTTGATGACTCGTTTGCTTTAGCCTATCATGCTGATGGAATTGATCATTCGTTCTTTAAGAATTGGTATGAGCTATTATATGGCATTCGCCTACATGAGTGGTATGAAGAACAGAAAACAAAGGAAGAAAATATCGAGACGTTAGACTATTTGGTTGAGAACAAAGGAAGTGGTCATCATATTATGGTGATGCTTGACTTATCTTTATTGCCAGAACGAGAAAATAAATTTCATCAAAAGCCTTTTCCTCATTACGTCATGCTAGAGAAGACAAATGATCCAGAGGAATGGTTTATGTTCGATCCTGATTTTCGCTGGGAGGGACGCATCAAGAAAAAACGCATACTAGATGCGGTTCGATCACCTGATGTAGGTGGTGGCTTTTCATTTGATGGAGATCAGATTCATGTGCCAACAGCTCAAACCGTTGAAGCCTATTTTCATACGTGCATGAAATTAGATAAGAACCCTTTGACAGAAGCGGTCCGCTCGATTGTAGAAGCGTTTATGTATGGAAGTGAACAACATCGATTATCTGAACTAGGTTCTTCACTTAAACAACTTCCTGTTTTAGCGATCCGTAAGTATGCCTATGAACATGCATTTGCTTATTTTTGGATGGCTCTGGATTTTGGTGAGGAAGTATTCGAAGCATGGTGCGATGAAATTGAATCGCTTGAAAAAGGCTATAAAATTGTTCACTATCGGGCGATGAAATTAGCAAAGACAAAGAAAGAAGAAGATTATCAAGCGTTATGTGATCAGTTGGATAAACAAGATAAGCTCGAAACAGCGATAAAACACGGGTTACATCAATATTTTACTCAATGGGCACAAAAACAAAGCCAAGTCGAACAAATTGGTTAA
- a CDS encoding IucA/IucC family protein: MRGIDENMLPSAKRIAENASLQAFLNSFTRETGLGKIVPIHEIEEAVGFRRLQSQKVMKLGLARQACQLLIEVHYESLVGRHTFGTVLKESYGRASQEEEPLAVMILLIQELHLQTKANPQIQDSTFEECLVRMIESCQTMGVYIEERMNEKEALYEPKQSFIDSEQSLLYGHWLHPTPKSRQGMTHWQQQSFAPELKGDFQLYYFYVHHTILEQESLGKMSAWEMVSQEVEGITELPELDEKWLTYPMHPLQAEYLLCQPHVKEAIHVGLIKDIGPAGKRFTATSSIRTVYSESSKWMYKFSIPVKVTNSLRNNKRHELRAGILVAKLLTHSPWLQQSKTFTMITDPAYLTVRLPGLKESGFETIIRENPFSDGGQGISSIAALVQDPLPGCSSKLKSIIVEQAEQEKTTVANISIRWFNTYITIALQPLIRLYDELGVALEAHQQNSLLDVSEGYPSAYYYRDNQGYYLADSYKALLLNKEPDLLETNGLFYEDSLIENRFSYYLLMNQVFSIIHRFGVDGLIDESILMSILRSELERIKQTCIGAGRSFIGGLLEKEKLAFKANLLTRFHDVDELAEDLEQAVYVKIKNPLHKEEEKVEVAYAKAVYSTN; this comes from the coding sequence ATGAGAGGGATTGATGAGAATATGCTTCCATCAGCTAAGCGTATTGCCGAAAACGCCTCTTTACAAGCTTTTCTTAATAGCTTTACCCGTGAAACGGGGCTAGGAAAAATCGTACCAATCCATGAAATTGAGGAGGCGGTCGGTTTCCGCCGTCTACAGAGTCAAAAAGTGATGAAACTAGGGTTAGCTAGGCAAGCGTGCCAATTACTGATAGAAGTGCATTATGAATCGCTTGTTGGACGTCACACATTTGGTACAGTCTTGAAAGAAAGTTATGGTCGAGCATCTCAAGAAGAAGAGCCATTAGCTGTAATGATTCTGCTTATTCAAGAGTTGCACTTACAAACAAAAGCCAATCCACAAATACAAGATTCCACCTTTGAGGAATGTTTAGTACGAATGATTGAAAGTTGCCAGACGATGGGTGTCTACATCGAAGAACGAATGAATGAAAAGGAAGCGCTGTACGAGCCGAAACAATCATTTATTGATTCAGAACAGTCGCTATTATATGGACATTGGTTGCATCCTACTCCTAAGAGCAGACAGGGGATGACCCATTGGCAACAACAATCATTTGCCCCGGAACTAAAGGGGGACTTTCAACTCTACTATTTTTATGTGCATCACACAATTCTGGAACAAGAATCATTAGGGAAGATGAGTGCGTGGGAAATGGTGTCACAAGAGGTTGAAGGGATAACCGAATTACCAGAACTTGATGAGAAGTGGTTGACTTACCCAATGCATCCGTTGCAAGCAGAGTATTTGCTTTGTCAGCCACATGTAAAAGAAGCGATACATGTGGGGCTTATTAAAGATATTGGACCCGCGGGCAAACGCTTTACGGCAACGTCGTCGATTCGTACTGTTTATAGTGAATCAAGTAAATGGATGTACAAATTTTCCATTCCTGTTAAAGTGACAAATTCATTGCGTAACAATAAGCGACATGAGCTTCGAGCAGGTATATTAGTCGCAAAGTTACTGACTCATTCTCCGTGGCTGCAACAAAGTAAGACATTTACGATGATTACGGACCCTGCTTATTTAACGGTTCGATTACCAGGGTTAAAAGAATCAGGATTTGAAACCATTATTCGCGAAAATCCATTTTCAGATGGCGGACAGGGGATTAGTTCTATAGCTGCCTTGGTGCAAGATCCGTTGCCTGGATGCTCTTCAAAACTTAAATCGATTATTGTAGAACAAGCGGAACAAGAAAAAACAACGGTTGCCAACATTAGTATTCGTTGGTTTAACACATACATAACGATCGCACTTCAGCCCCTTATTCGTTTGTATGATGAGCTTGGCGTTGCGTTAGAAGCTCACCAACAAAATAGCTTACTTGACGTAAGTGAAGGGTATCCAAGTGCCTACTATTATCGAGATAATCAAGGCTATTATTTGGCGGACTCGTATAAAGCTCTACTACTGAATAAAGAGCCTGATTTACTAGAAACAAATGGCTTGTTTTATGAAGATTCACTAATTGAGAACCGATTTTCGTACTATTTGTTAATGAACCAAGTGTTTTCGATTATCCATCGTTTTGGTGTAGACGGATTAATAGATGAATCGATCTTGATGTCAATATTGCGTAGTGAGCTTGAAAGGATCAAGCAGACATGTATAGGTGCGGGACGTTCATTCATCGGAGGATTGTTGGAAAAAGAGAAACTTGCGTTTAAAGCAAATTTATTAACACGGTTTCATGATGTGGATGAACTAGCAGAGGATTTAGAACAAGCAGTGTACGTAAAAATTAAAAACCCGCTCCATAAAGAAGAGGAGAAAGTAGAGGTGGCTTATGCAAAAGCTGTCTACTCTACCAACTAA
- a CDS encoding AMP-binding protein has product MFAVDDQLFTESDYYHYEHQLNKHPIWQKADKWRIAVCPEDIGKWIMLLLYLKKKEASVVPIHPSTPITAAERIAEQAGCYYLFYHSFEAPITLSNPQSNIQPGLVQFSSGTTGEPKQIKRSWVSIDEEIAAYSIQFKDVEVDTIIVACPVTHSYGLISGVLAGFAQNKHVLIVTTQNPKYVLKKAKEHSKYLLYAAPPLLYTLARFIKGEERLYGVMTSGTRLSDTWFKTIRASSVFLMQQYGCSEIGCMSVTQSLSHPDQMGKTLSHLSITAGQSKNKPAEIAVIKGARSMATGDLGYFNNEGVLCFLERIGDMINVAGLNVYPHEVEQVLCQHNEVSEAVVYKKVDTFAGERVYAQVVADEQILSVDGLRSWCIEYLAPHQIPQQFTIVDAIQKGANGKINRKQLGEVAE; this is encoded by the coding sequence ATGTTTGCAGTAGATGATCAACTTTTTACAGAAAGTGATTATTATCATTATGAGCACCAACTGAACAAGCATCCGATCTGGCAAAAAGCAGATAAATGGCGAATTGCTGTCTGCCCTGAAGATATTGGAAAGTGGATTATGCTCTTACTTTATTTAAAGAAAAAAGAAGCAAGTGTAGTACCAATTCATCCTTCCACACCAATTACTGCAGCAGAGCGAATTGCCGAACAGGCTGGTTGTTATTATTTATTTTATCATTCGTTTGAGGCACCAATTACTTTATCGAATCCACAAAGTAACATTCAACCAGGCTTGGTTCAATTTAGCTCTGGTACGACCGGAGAACCGAAACAAATAAAACGGAGTTGGGTTTCAATTGATGAAGAGATCGCGGCTTACAGCATTCAATTTAAGGATGTCGAAGTGGACACGATTATCGTAGCTTGCCCGGTGACACATTCATATGGTCTCATCAGTGGCGTATTAGCTGGATTTGCTCAAAACAAGCATGTTCTTATTGTGACAACTCAAAACCCAAAGTACGTATTAAAAAAAGCGAAAGAGCATTCGAAATACTTGCTTTATGCAGCGCCTCCACTCCTCTATACACTGGCGAGATTCATCAAAGGTGAGGAGCGATTATACGGGGTTATGACCTCTGGGACAAGACTGTCTGATACATGGTTCAAGACGATTCGAGCTTCAAGTGTGTTTCTAATGCAACAATATGGCTGCTCGGAGATCGGATGTATGAGCGTAACACAATCTTTGAGTCATCCTGATCAAATGGGAAAAACGCTATCGCATTTAAGTATTACAGCTGGTCAAAGCAAAAACAAACCAGCAGAGATAGCAGTAATAAAAGGTGCTCGCTCAATGGCAACAGGAGATTTAGGTTATTTTAACAATGAAGGCGTGCTCTGCTTTCTCGAGCGAATAGGAGATATGATTAATGTTGCTGGTTTGAATGTTTATCCACATGAAGTGGAACAAGTTCTTTGTCAGCATAATGAAGTGAGTGAGGCTGTTGTTTACAAGAAAGTTGACACTTTTGCAGGAGAAAGAGTATATGCTCAAGTGGTTGCAGATGAACAGATACTGTCGGTGGACGGGTTAAGAAGCTGGTGTATTGAGTATTTAGCACCTCACCAGATTCCGCAGCAATTCACAATAGTGGACGCTATTCAAAAAGGTGCAAATGGAAAAATAAATCGTAAGCAATTAGGGGAGGTGGCGGAATGA
- the asbD gene encoding petrobactin biosynthesis protein AsbD encodes MTYKEAVSAIYEILKTELQINTLESFHEDARLNEDLAIDSVMMLQILLQLEMDYGIEIPDEKIERDSFFSVRTLAQFLELQGQSEPTHD; translated from the coding sequence ATGACATATAAAGAAGCAGTGAGCGCCATTTATGAGATTTTAAAAACAGAGCTTCAAATAAACACACTCGAATCTTTTCATGAAGACGCTCGTTTAAATGAAGATCTTGCAATTGATTCCGTCATGATGCTTCAAATTTTGCTACAGCTTGAAATGGATTATGGCATTGAGATTCCTGATGAAAAAATTGAAAGAGACTCCTTTTTTAGTGTGCGGACATTAGCTCAATTTTTGGAGCTGCAAGGACAATCGGAGCCTACTCATGATTAA
- a CDS encoding GNAT family N-acetyltransferase: MINIQLGTKEHVDGIVIMCTEAFRLTSRGLLASESIDRRCKEFFNKARVLKEVTERNWNWGGYIVAVENGHVIGAGGGGMTGEGIGEVFVLYLDPNRRNEGIGSRILKAITEQQKVLGATEQWVSVQKDNQKGIPFYEAKGFLFQQEVHSYESQKAERAVSLRYKRMI, translated from the coding sequence ATGATTAACATTCAACTAGGCACAAAAGAGCACGTTGACGGAATTGTCATTATGTGTACGGAGGCCTTTCGTCTTACTTCGCGTGGATTATTAGCAAGTGAATCGATTGATAGACGGTGCAAAGAATTTTTTAACAAAGCAAGGGTATTAAAAGAAGTGACTGAACGCAATTGGAATTGGGGTGGCTATATTGTTGCTGTAGAAAACGGTCATGTAATAGGTGCTGGTGGAGGTGGGATGACTGGTGAAGGCATAGGAGAGGTTTTTGTGCTTTACTTGGATCCTAATCGACGGAATGAAGGCATTGGTTCGAGAATACTAAAAGCCATTACAGAACAGCAAAAAGTGTTAGGGGCAACAGAACAATGGGTATCGGTTCAAAAAGACAATCAAAAAGGGATTCCCTTTTACGAAGCTAAAGGGTTTTTGTTTCAACAAGAAGTGCATTCCTACGAAAGTCAGAAAGCAGAGCGAGCTGTATCATTGCGCTATAAAAGAATGATTTAA
- a CDS encoding antibiotic biosynthesis monooxygenase family protein: MFLQTKTLIVEEGHANKMVEKFSTEGVIEEQPGFIDLNVMKQKARKGQEEVLVLIRWKSEEAWKAWEKSDVHLAGHKANRGKPKPSFIIDSNQKVYEQLASKTYREPVSK; encoded by the coding sequence ATGTTTTTGCAAACAAAAACATTGATTGTGGAAGAAGGTCATGCGAACAAGATGGTTGAAAAGTTCTCAACTGAAGGCGTCATTGAAGAACAGCCTGGCTTTATTGATTTAAATGTGATGAAGCAAAAGGCGCGAAAAGGCCAGGAGGAAGTATTGGTTCTTATTCGCTGGAAATCAGAAGAAGCATGGAAGGCATGGGAGAAAAGCGATGTACATTTAGCAGGCCATAAAGCAAATCGTGGCAAGCCAAAACCTTCTTTTATTATTGATTCAAACCAAAAGGTATATGAACAACTAGCTTCAAAGACTTACCGTGAACCAGTAAGCAAATAG
- a CDS encoding helix-turn-helix domain-containing protein, whose product MKTGIGIQIKKVRKQRKMTLKQLAEKTGLSISFLSQIERSKSSMTLESLHKVSDALDISPSQFFSENKDIDTPISGKETMNKQADSFFHYHSLIGSMTNPLFEPRIVTLLPTEEKVSPFRHEGQEFIYILQGTLTLFYKDHYYELNTGDSFHFESTEAHNWINYSKETVKLLQVVAKR is encoded by the coding sequence ATGAAGACGGGGATTGGTATTCAGATAAAGAAAGTGCGGAAGCAAAGAAAAATGACATTGAAACAATTGGCAGAAAAAACAGGACTGTCCATTAGTTTTCTATCACAAATTGAACGTTCAAAATCATCGATGACTCTCGAATCTTTACATAAAGTCTCTGATGCTTTGGATATAAGCCCAAGCCAATTTTTTTCGGAAAATAAGGATATCGATACACCTATTTCAGGAAAGGAAACGATGAACAAACAAGCGGACTCGTTTTTTCATTACCATTCGTTGATTGGGAGTATGACAAATCCGTTGTTTGAGCCGAGGATCGTTACGCTCTTGCCAACTGAAGAGAAAGTGAGTCCGTTCAGGCACGAAGGTCAAGAATTTATTTATATTTTACAAGGCACATTAACCTTGTTTTATAAAGATCATTATTATGAATTAAATACAGGTGACAGTTTTCATTTTGAATCAACAGAAGCCCACAATTGGATTAATTACTCAAAAGAAACAGTGAAATTGCTTCAGGTTGTAGCGAAAAGATAG
- a CDS encoding MFS transporter yields the protein MNTIDSVIETKQVKPTISKKDSRKALIASLIGSSIEWFDYFLYGTVAAIVLNQLFFPSYDPVVGVMLAYVTFALPFFIRPLGGVIFSHIGDKIGRKKTLVITLSLMGGATVLIGLLPTYEMIGVWAPILLITLRCIQGLGIGGEWGGALLLAVEYSPKKKRGLFGSVPQMGVTIGMLMGTLAISVMSLLPDEQFMAWGWRVPFVLSAVLVFLGLWIRKSLDETPSFKEAKESGNIAKVPLFDTFRYHWRSVLIAVGAKIVETGPFYIFSTFVIAYTTTYLTFDRLTALNAVTIGTLAATLMIPLMGSLSDKVGRKPVFICGTIGMILFAFPYFYLLSLGSTLWLFVATVVALGIFWAPVTAVLGTMFSEIFSANVRYTGVTVGYQIGAAVAGGTAPLLATYLLNTFNNSSVPISLYIILAGVISIVAVLATRETRHRELD from the coding sequence ATGAACACAATTGATTCAGTAATTGAAACAAAACAGGTAAAACCAACGATTTCAAAAAAAGATTCACGCAAGGCTCTAATTGCCAGTTTAATAGGGAGCTCTATTGAATGGTTTGATTACTTTCTTTACGGTACAGTCGCGGCAATCGTCTTAAACCAACTTTTTTTCCCGTCCTATGACCCCGTTGTTGGTGTCATGCTCGCTTATGTGACATTTGCCTTGCCTTTTTTTATCCGTCCACTTGGTGGTGTGATCTTTAGCCACATTGGTGATAAAATTGGCCGTAAAAAAACACTTGTGATAACGCTCTCTCTTATGGGCGGTGCAACAGTGCTCATTGGTCTGTTGCCTACCTATGAAATGATTGGCGTCTGGGCACCTATCTTATTAATTACACTACGCTGCATTCAAGGACTCGGCATTGGCGGCGAATGGGGTGGCGCTCTCCTGCTTGCAGTTGAATATTCACCAAAGAAAAAGCGTGGGCTATTCGGTAGCGTGCCGCAGATGGGTGTGACCATCGGGATGTTAATGGGAACGCTCGCAATTTCCGTTATGAGCTTGTTGCCTGATGAGCAATTTATGGCATGGGGCTGGCGTGTTCCATTTGTTTTAAGTGCTGTGCTTGTTTTCCTAGGCTTGTGGATTCGTAAATCTCTTGATGAGACACCTTCTTTTAAAGAAGCAAAAGAATCCGGGAATATTGCTAAAGTCCCGTTGTTTGATACATTTCGTTACCACTGGCGTTCAGTATTAATTGCGGTTGGCGCAAAAATTGTCGAGACAGGACCGTTTTATATCTTTTCAACATTTGTCATTGCATATACAACAACGTATTTAACGTTTGATCGATTAACCGCCTTAAACGCCGTTACAATCGGGACGCTGGCGGCTACTCTGATGATTCCGCTTATGGGATCCCTCTCCGATAAGGTTGGTCGAAAACCCGTCTTCATTTGTGGAACAATAGGGATGATTTTGTTTGCTTTTCCTTACTTCTATTTGCTTTCCCTTGGTTCAACACTTTGGTTATTTGTCGCTACTGTTGTTGCTTTAGGTATCTTCTGGGCACCTGTCACTGCTGTACTCGGAACGATGTTTTCAGAGATTTTTAGCGCAAATGTCCGTTATACAGGTGTTACGGTTGGCTATCAAATTGGTGCTGCCGTTGCTGGAGGAACTGCACCACTACTTGCTACTTACTTGCTTAATACATTTAACAACTCGTCTGTCCCGATTTCGCTCTATATTATCTTAGCAGGCGTTATTTCCATTGTGGCCGTGCTTGCGACGCGTGAAACCAGACATCGAGAACTCGATTAA